One part of the Malus sylvestris chromosome 2, drMalSylv7.2, whole genome shotgun sequence genome encodes these proteins:
- the LOC126587860 gene encoding U1 small nuclear ribonucleoprotein 70 kDa-like isoform X1 → MGDFNNDAFMRGQNAAVQGRTKAQNRQNVLQLKMIGQSHPTGLTTNLLKLFEPRPPLDFKPPPEKKKCPPLTGVAQFVSKFAEPGDPEYNPPVQKGETPTQRRARIHQLRLEKGAAKAAEELEKYDPNNDASISGDPYKTLFVARLNYETTESRIKREFDVYGPIKRVRLVADKETNKPRGYGFIEYMHTRDMKAAYKQADGRKIEGRRVLVDVERGRTVPNWRPRRLGGGLGTTRVGGEDVNQRYSGREQVQSGGQPRSEEPRAREERHVDLDREKSRERGKEKEKEREREKSRERSRERSHDKSRDRDHREDRHHRDRDRNRDKDRDRERDRGGRDRDRGRERGRDRGRDYEHGRDRDRDRDRERDRDHRSRDRERDYEVGEPEHDRGRSHDRIESKHERVRHGDRERGYDHTAQEDDQGWFEQPGHGHRHSEPDDDAEPYEHHRSQYDQLEVQHDDDRYKQYPDNAHDRYDRMEEDDYHYEQAPADPRERERGGDVERDYQRSSRSLSRDYNEY, encoded by the exons ATGGGAGACTTCAACAACGATGCTTTCATGCGCGGCCAAAACGCCGCCGTTCAGGGCCGAACCAAGGCCCAGAACCGCCAAAATGTTCTTCAGCTCAAGATG ATTGGGCAGAGCCACCCCACTGGTCTAACAACCAACCTTTTGAAGCTGTTTGAGCCTCGACCGCCGTTGGATTTCAAACCGCCTCCGGAGAAGAAAAAGTGCCCACCTTTGACAG GGGTAGCGCAATTTGTGAGTAAGTTTGCGGAGCCTGGAGATCCTGAGTATAATCCGCCTGTCCAAAAGGGTGAAACTCCT ACACAAAGAAGGGCTCGAATACACCAGTTAAGGCTTGAGAAGGGTGCAGCAAAGGCTGCGGAAGAGTTAGAGAAAT ATGATCCGAATAATGACGCAAGCATTTCTGGAGATCCATACAAGACTTTGTTTGTTGCTAGACTC AATTATGAGACAACTGAGAGCAGAATCAAAAGGGAGTTTGACGTTTATGGTCCAATCAAGCGG GTTCGATTGGTCGCtgacaaagaaacaaataaaccTAGAGGCTATGGATTCATTGAATACATGCATACAAGGGACATGAAAG CTGCATACAAACAAGCTGATGGGAGGAAAATTGAGGGAAGAAGGGTACTTGTTGATGTTGAACGTGGTAGAACAGTTCCTAACTGGCGACCCCGCCGACTGGGTGGTGGGCTTGGAACTACCAGAGTTGGAGGTGAAGATGTCAATCAGAGATATTCTGGAAG GGAGCAAGTACAATCTGGAGGACAACCCCGGTCTGAGGAGCCAAGGGCACGCGAGGAGCGACATGTAGACTT GGATAGAGAAAAATCCCGtgaaagaggaaaagagaaagaaaaggaaagagaacGGGAGAAGTCCCGCGAGCGCTCTCGTGAACGCTCCCATGACAAGTCTAGAGACCGTGATCACAGGGAAGATAGGCACCACAGAGATCGTGATAGAAACAGGGACAAGGACAGGGATAGGGAAAGAGATCGTGGTGGTCGTGATCGGGATCGTGGTCGTGAACGAGGACGGGATCGTGGTCGTGACTATGAGCATGGTCGTGATCGAGATAGAGACCGTGATCGGGAGCGTGATCGTGATCATCGCTCTAGAGACAGGGAGAGGGATTATGAAGTTGGGGAGCCTGAGCATGATCGTGGCCGTTCCCATGACCGTATTGAATCAAAACATGAGAGGGTCCGACATGGGGATCGGGAGCGGGGTTATGACCACACTGCCCAAGAAGACGACCAGGGTTGGTTTGAACAACCTGGGCATGGCCATAGGCACTCAGAGCCAGATGATGATGCTGAGCCCTATGAGCATCATCGTAGCCAGTATGATCAATTGGAAGTCCAGCATGATGATGATCGCTACAAACAGTATCCTGACAATGCTCATGATCGCTATGATCGAATGGAAGAGGATGATTACCATTATGAACAAGCACCAGCTGATCCCCGTGAAAGGGAGAGGGGTGGAGATGTCGAGCGAGATTATCAGAGGTCATCTAGATCACTATCTCGAGACTACAATGAGTATTAA
- the LOC126587860 gene encoding U1 small nuclear ribonucleoprotein 70 kDa-like isoform X2, whose amino-acid sequence MGDFNSDAFMRGQNAAVQGRTKAHNRQNVVQLKMIGQSHPTGLTTNLLKLFEPRPPLDFKPPPEKKKCPPLTGVAQFVSKFAEPGDPEYNPPVQKGETPTQRRARIHQLRLEKGAAKAAEELEKYDPNNDASISGDPYKTLFVARLNYETTESRIKREFDVYGPIKRVRLVADKETNKPRGYGFIEYMHTRDMKAAYKQADGRKIEGRRVLVDVERGRTVPNWRPRRLGGGLGTTRVGGEDVNQRYSGREQVQSGGQPRSEEPRAREERHVDLDREKSRERGKEKEKEREREKSRERSRERSHDKSRDRDHREDRHHRDRDRNRDKDRDRERDRGGRDRDRGRERGRDRGRDYEHGRDRDRDRDRERDRDHRSRDRERDYEVGEPEHDRGRSHDRIESKHERVRHGDRERGYDHTAQEDDQGWFEQPGHGHRHSEPDDDAEPYEHHRSQYDQLEVQHDDDRYKQYPDNAHDRYDRMEEDDYHYEQAPADPRERERGGDVERDYQRSSRSLSRDYNEY is encoded by the exons ATGGGAGACTTCAACAGCGATGCCTTCATGCGCGGCCAAAACGCCGCCGTCCAGGGCCGAACCAAGGCCCACAACCGCCAAAATGTTGTTCAGCTCAAAATG ATTGGGCAGAGCCACCCCACTGGTCTAACAACCAACCTTTTGAAGCTGTTTGAGCCTCGACCGCCGTTGGATTTCAAACCGCCTCCGGAGAAGAAAAAGTGCCCACCTTTGACAG GGGTAGCGCAATTTGTGAGTAAGTTTGCGGAGCCTGGAGATCCTGAGTATAATCCGCCTGTCCAAAAGGGTGAAACTCCT ACACAAAGAAGGGCTCGAATACACCAGTTAAGGCTTGAGAAGGGTGCAGCAAAGGCTGCGGAAGAGTTAGAGAAAT ATGATCCGAATAATGACGCAAGCATTTCTGGAGATCCATACAAGACTTTGTTTGTTGCTAGACTC AATTATGAGACAACTGAGAGCAGAATCAAAAGGGAGTTTGACGTTTATGGTCCAATCAAGCGG GTTCGATTGGTCGCtgacaaagaaacaaataaaccTAGAGGCTATGGATTCATTGAATACATGCATACAAGGGACATGAAAG CTGCATACAAACAAGCTGATGGGAGGAAAATTGAGGGAAGAAGGGTACTTGTTGATGTTGAACGTGGTAGAACAGTTCCTAACTGGCGACCCCGCCGACTGGGTGGTGGGCTTGGAACTACCAGAGTTGGAGGTGAAGATGTCAATCAGAGATATTCTGGAAG GGAGCAAGTACAATCTGGAGGACAACCCCGGTCTGAGGAGCCAAGGGCACGCGAGGAGCGACATGTAGACTT GGATAGAGAAAAATCCCGtgaaagaggaaaagagaaagaaaaggaaagagaacGGGAGAAGTCCCGCGAGCGCTCTCGTGAACGCTCCCATGACAAGTCTAGAGACCGTGATCACAGGGAAGATAGGCACCACAGAGATCGTGATAGAAACAGGGACAAGGACAGGGATAGGGAAAGAGATCGTGGTGGTCGTGATCGGGATCGTGGTCGTGAACGAGGACGGGATCGTGGTCGTGACTATGAGCATGGTCGTGATCGAGATAGAGACCGTGATCGGGAGCGTGATCGTGATCATCGCTCTAGAGACAGGGAGAGGGATTATGAAGTTGGGGAGCCTGAGCATGATCGTGGCCGTTCCCATGACCGTATTGAATCAAAACATGAGAGGGTCCGACATGGGGATCGGGAGCGGGGTTATGACCACACTGCCCAAGAAGACGACCAGGGTTGGTTTGAACAACCTGGGCATGGCCATAGGCACTCAGAGCCAGATGATGATGCTGAGCCCTATGAGCATCATCGTAGCCAGTATGATCAATTGGAAGTCCAGCATGATGATGATCGCTACAAACAGTATCCTGACAATGCTCATGATCGCTATGATCGAATGGAAGAGGATGATTACCATTATGAACAAGCACCAGCTGATCCCCGTGAAAGGGAGAGGGGTGGAGATGTCGAGCGAGATTATCAGAGGTCATCTAGATCACTATCTCGAGACTACAATGAGTATTAA